From the genome of Mycetocola spongiae, one region includes:
- a CDS encoding ATP-binding cassette domain-containing protein: protein MSAETPLVELRDIVKSYGAVKSLRGVNLRLGRGEVLGLVGDNGAGKSTVMKVLAGAEQPDTGQILIGGEKVTFHTPRDAQERRIGMVYQDLALCSTLDVASNFFLGREPRRGPLLDRARMHDVTTSELAQLGVRVKSTYQEISRLSGGQRQSVAIARAVSLNPDVLILDEPTAALAVAEVEQVLRLIRTVADRGVGVILITHRLQDLFRVCDRITVMYEGQSVDDVPIGDLNIESLVGLITRTEPGTRGHSESVVPA from the coding sequence ATGAGCGCCGAAACCCCCCTCGTGGAGCTTCGCGATATCGTGAAGTCCTATGGTGCCGTGAAGTCCCTGCGCGGAGTAAACCTCCGGCTGGGACGCGGCGAGGTCCTGGGCCTCGTCGGCGATAACGGTGCCGGCAAGTCCACCGTCATGAAGGTGCTCGCGGGCGCCGAACAGCCCGATACCGGGCAGATCCTCATCGGCGGCGAAAAGGTCACCTTTCATACCCCGCGCGACGCACAGGAGCGGCGCATCGGCATGGTTTATCAGGACCTCGCCCTGTGCTCCACCCTCGACGTGGCGAGCAATTTTTTCCTCGGCCGCGAACCGCGCCGCGGCCCGCTGCTGGACCGCGCCCGCATGCACGATGTCACCACCAGCGAGCTCGCCCAGCTCGGCGTGCGCGTGAAATCCACCTATCAGGAGATTTCCCGGCTCTCGGGCGGCCAGCGCCAATCGGTGGCCATCGCCCGGGCCGTCTCGCTGAACCCCGATGTGCTCATCCTTGATGAGCCCACCGCGGCGCTCGCCGTGGCCGAGGTGGAACAGGTCCTGCGCCTGATCCGTACCGTGGCCGATCGCGGGGTGGGGGTCATCCTGATCACGCACCGCCTCCAGGACCTGTTCCGGGTATGCGATCGCATCACCGTGATGTACGAGGGACAGAGCGTGGACGATGTGCCCATCGGGGATCTGAATATCGAGAGCCTCGTGGGCCTGATCACCCGCACGGAGCCCGGCACCCGCGGCCACAGCGAGAGCGTGGTGCCCGCATGA
- a CDS encoding ABC transporter permease: MSATLLSGHELAPASVVKPSTWDRAHKPTVVMFGVMAALFLLFSLTAPGFFSFANVSNLATQIAPAVVVGVAMTFVITTGQIDLSVGSTIAFVAAISAELLQAGVQSSVVVLIALAAGAFWGTVNGWFSAYQGIPSFIVTLATMSIIRGIAQFRTGGFSIPIEKDTLIGQFGRASFLGFSYQAWVALIIVIIGIVLLHYTRFGNYVNGIGAQEESVRRAGINTRRIKMIVLGMTGLTAGIAGIMIAARLGSGSSNSGVGFELTVIAAVVLGGTDLFGGRGTVFGTLIGAVIIGMIANGLTLLGVSAFLTPILTGAVIIVAIWLNMRSAGIGAAWRRYVKKS; the protein is encoded by the coding sequence ATGAGCGCCACGCTGCTGAGCGGCCACGAGCTGGCCCCCGCCTCCGTCGTGAAACCCTCCACCTGGGATCGCGCACATAAACCCACCGTGGTGATGTTTGGTGTCATGGCGGCCCTCTTCCTGCTGTTCTCGCTCACCGCCCCGGGGTTTTTCTCCTTCGCCAACGTGAGTAACCTCGCCACCCAGATCGCCCCCGCGGTGGTGGTCGGCGTGGCCATGACCTTCGTGATTACCACGGGGCAGATCGACCTCTCGGTGGGCTCGACCATCGCATTTGTCGCGGCCATCAGCGCCGAGCTGCTGCAGGCCGGGGTGCAGTCCTCGGTGGTGGTGCTGATTGCGCTCGCCGCGGGGGCCTTCTGGGGAACCGTGAACGGCTGGTTCTCCGCCTATCAGGGCATCCCCTCGTTTATCGTCACGCTCGCCACGATGTCGATCATCCGTGGCATCGCCCAGTTCCGCACCGGGGGCTTCTCGATTCCCATCGAGAAGGACACCCTGATCGGCCAGTTTGGCCGCGCATCCTTCCTCGGCTTCAGCTATCAGGCCTGGGTCGCGCTGATCATCGTGATCATCGGAATCGTGCTGCTGCACTATACGCGGTTTGGCAACTACGTAAACGGCATCGGGGCGCAGGAGGAATCGGTGCGTCGCGCCGGAATTAATACCCGCCGCATCAAGATGATTGTGCTGGGCATGACCGGCCTCACCGCCGGAATCGCCGGCATCATGATTGCCGCCCGCCTCGGCTCGGGCTCCTCCAACTCGGGGGTGGGCTTTGAGCTCACCGTGATCGCCGCGGTGGTCCTCGGCGGAACCGATCTCTTCGGCGGGCGCGGCACGGTCTTTGGCACGCTGATCGGAGCCGTGATCATCGGAATGATCGCCAATGGGCTGACGCTGCTGGGCGTGAGCGCGTTCCTCACCCCGATCCTCACGGGAGCCGTGATCATCGTGGCCATCTGGCTGAATATGCGCAGCGCCGGAATCGGTGCCGCCTGGCGTCGCTATGTGAAAAAATCATGA